The nucleotide sequence AGAAGCTCACAAATGAAGTGAAATACATATGTCGAACCCAAGTTAAGGAGTTCATTTCACCACCACATGTGCTGAGGATGCTTGAGTCTGACTTCAGTGAGAGAAGAGTGGAGGATGCTAATTTATCTCAGGAAGATTTACGTTTCCTAACCATAATGGAAGAAGGAATCAAAATTAAAGCAGATGGTCACTGTGAAATGCCGCTTCCCTTCAAGAAAGATCGACCAAATCTCCCAGACAATAAGGTATGTGCAGTTCACAGGCTTCGATGCTTGAAAGGAAGAtttgaaaaagacaaacaatacCAAAGGGACTACACGACCTTTATGAGTGAAATCATAACAAATGGGGATGCAGAAAAGGTCCCAATAGGAGAAATTAACAACAGTCCTGTGTGGTACATTCCTCATCACGGGGTGTATCACCCACACAAGCCAGGAAAAATACGGGTTGTGTTCGACTGCTCAGCAAGATATGAAGGCGTGTCATTAAATGATTACCTTCTCACTGGACCAGAATTAACGAACAGCCTGATAGGTGTTCTCTGCCGCTTTCGCAAGGGACAAGTTGCTATAATGTGCGATATTGAGCGTATGTTCCATCAGTTTCACGTCAAAGCAGAGGACCAGGACTACTTGAGATTTCTCTGGTGGGACGATGGAAACTTCCAGGCTCAACCATCTGTCTATCGCATGCGAGTGCACCTATTTGGAGCTGCCTCTTCCCCTGGTTGTGCAAACTTTGGCTTGAAACATGTTGCTGCCCAAGGACATGGTCACTACAGTGAAACCACGATTCAGTTCATTGAACGGAACTTTTACGTGGATGATGGGCTCACAAGTGTCGCAACCAAGGAGGAAGCCATCAAGTTAGTAAAGGAAGCAAGGCAACTCTGCAGTGCTGGCAAACTGCGAATTCACAAATTCATTTCCAACAATCATGAAGTACTTGCATCCATTCCAGAGAGTGAACGTGCAGATTCAGTACGAAATCGTGACTTGGATCTTGGTGAGTCCCAAATTGAGAGAGCTCTGGGAATCAAATGGTGCATTGTTTCAGACCAGTTCCATTTTAGAGTGATTGTGGAAGAACGCCCACTTTCTAGAAGAGGAGTCTTATCAACTGTGGCATCCATCTATGACCCTCTTGGCTTTGTGGCACCATTTGTTCTGGTTGGAAAGCAAATACTCCAACAGATGTGTCAAGACAAGGTTGGATGGGATGAGCCACTGTCAGAAGAGCTCAAACCACGGTGGGAGTCTTGGCTGTTAGATTTAAAGAACCTGGCTGACATCAAAATTCAGCGCTGTTATCTCCCAGAAGGTTTTGAGAAAGTTGAAAGATATGAGCTGCATCATTTCTCAGATGCGAGTGTTAAAGGGTACGGTGAATGTTCTTACTTGAGAGCAATCAGTGTTTCAAACCAAGTCCACTGCTCTCTAGTTATTGGCAAAGCCAGGGTGACTCCTACAAAGGTCACAACAGTACCCAGGCTTGAGCTATCAGCAGCAGTTATTGCCGTGCGAACGAGTGACCTGCTTAAAAGGGAGTTGGAAGTTCAAGCCAAAGAATTCTTCTGGACAGATTCGAAGGTTGTTCTTGGATACATCAACAACGATGCTAGAAGGTTTCACATATTTGTGGCAAATCGCATTCAGCGTATCCAAGAAGGTTCCGATCCAGACCAATGGAGATATGTGACTTCTGAGAACAATCCTGCTGACCATGCATCACGGGGTCTCACAGCAAACGGACTAATTACTTCCAACTGGTTCAGCGGTCCAGATTTTCTCTGGCAGGATAAACTTCCTGCTGATGACATTAAGGTGGGAGAGTTGGGAGCTGAAGATCCAGAACTTCGTAAGACTGTTGTCCATAAGACACTGACCACAGAAGATTCGTTGCTCAATCATTTCTCAAGGTTCTCAAACTGGATAAGGCTAGTTAAAGCCATTGCACGACTCATGCGATGTGCCAAAGAGCTCAAGGGTCTGATGGGCAGAACAAACGAAGTCACCAGTCTTGAGGAGAGGAAGGAGGCAGAGTTTTTCATCATAGCTACTGTCCAAAACGAACTGTTTTCCGAAGAAATCAAAGATCTGAAATCGAAGGAGACAATAACAAGAGATCGTGCAAATAGGTTGCACAAACTGAATCCCTTCTTGGATGAAAAGGGTGTGCTAAGAGTGGGAGGTCGGCTGAAGCGTGCAGATTTACATCCACACATCAAACATCCAGCGATCCTGCCGAGCAAAACCCACATATCAAGGTTACTGATTGAACACTTCCATCAAAAGGTTCATCACCAGGGACGTGGGATGACTATGAATGAGCTGCGATCAAATGGCATTTGGCTATTGGGATGTAGTCACGCAGTGTCTTCCTACATCTACAAGTGTGTCAAATGTAGGAAATTCAGAAGGAATGCTGAAGTACAAAGAATGGCAGATTTACCGCATGAAAGAGTTGAAACATCGCCTCCCTTTTCCTATTGTGGAATGGACTGCTTTGGCCCGTTTTACGTTaaggaaggaagaaaggaaCTTAAACGCTACGGTCTGCTATTCACATGTCTGTGCTCTCGTGCTGTGCATATAGAGCTTCTCGACGACATGACCAGTGATGCCTTTATTAATGCTCTTCGAACCTTTATCGCCATACGTGGAAGTGTCCGACAGCTTCGGTCAGATCAGGGCACCAACTTTGTTGGAGCAAGACGAGAgttcttggagtctgcaaagaAAATGGACCAAGAAAGCCTAAGACAACTAGGTTGTGAGTTTGTCATGAACCCAGCATCTGCCAGCCATATGGGTGGGGCCTGGGAAAGGCAGATCAGGACGATTAGAAGTGTTTTGACATCCATTCTGGATCATTCATCCAAAAGACTTGACACTTCATCCTTGCGTACCTACCTTTATGAAGTCATGGCGATCATAAATAGTAGGCCCTTAACAACACACCTGCTGAATGATCCCATTGGTCCACAGCCTCTTACGCCAAATCACATCCTGACCATGAAGTCTTCAGTGGTTTTACCACCACCTGGTGAGTTTGTGAAGGAAGACCTTTATCTTCGAAAAAGATGGCGCAAGGTGCAATACCTGGCCAATGAATTTTGGACCAGATGGAAAAGGGAATACTTGCTGAATCTTCAGCAGAGAGGAAAATGGtgcaaaacacagagaaatgccAAGatcaatgacattgtgatgctgATGGATAATAGTCTACCCAGAAATGAGTGGAAGTTGGCCAAGGTAACCAAGGTGT is from Oreochromis niloticus isolate F11D_XX linkage group LG20, O_niloticus_UMD_NMBU, whole genome shotgun sequence and encodes:
- the LOC112843340 gene encoding uncharacterized protein LOC112843340, with the protein product MLESDFSERRVEDANLSQEDLRFLTIMEEGIKIKADGHCEMPLPFKKDRPNLPDNKVCAVHRLRCLKGRFEKDKQYQRDYTTFMSEIITNGDAEKVPIGEINNSPVWYIPHHGVYHPHKPGKIRVVFDCSARYEGVSLNDYLLTGPELTNSLIGVLCRFRKGQVAIMCDIERMFHQFHVKAEDQDYLRFLWWDDGNFQAQPSVYRMRVHLFGAASSPGCANFGLKHVAAQGHGHYSETTIQFIERNFYVDDGLTSVATKEEAIKLVKEARQLCSAGKLRIHKFISNNHEVLASIPESERADSVRNRDLDLGESQIERALGIKWCIVSDQFHFRVIVEERPLSRRGVLSTVASIYDPLGFVAPFVLVGKQILQQMCQDKVGWDEPLSEELKPRWESWLLDLKNLADIKIQRCYLPEGFEKVERYELHHFSDASVKGYGECSYLRAISVSNQVHCSLVIGKARVTPTKVTTVPRLELSAAVIAVRTSDLLKRELEVQAKEFFWTDSKVVLGYINNDARRFHIFVANRIQRIQEGSDPDQWRYVTSENNPADHASRGLTANGLITSNWFSGPDFLWQDKLPADDIKVGELGAEDPELRKTVVHKTLTTEDSLLNHFSRFSNWIRLVKAIARLMRCAKELKGLMGRTNEVTSLEERKEAEFFIIATVQNELFSEEIKDLKSKETITRDRANRLHKLNPFLDEKGVLRVGGRLKRADLHPHIKHPAILPSKTHISRLLIEHFHQKVHHQGRGMTMNELRSNGIWLLGCSHAVSSYIYKCVKCRKFRRNAEVQRMADLPHERVETSPPFSYCGMDCFGPFYVKEGRKELKRYGLLFTCLCSRAVHIELLDDMTSDAFINALRTFIAIRGSVRQLRSDQGTNFVGARREFLESAKKMDQESLRQLGCEFVMNPASASHMGGAWERQIRTIRSVLTSILDHSSKRLDTSSLRTYLYEVMAIINSRPLTTHLLNDPIGPQPLTPNHILTMKSSVVLPPPGEFVKEDLYLRKRWRKVQYLANEFWTRWKREYLLNLQQRGKWCKTQRNAKINDIVMLMDNSLPRNEWKLAKVTKVYPSEDGIIRKLELLISDATLDDQGKRVNKPVYLERPIHKTVTLLEAE